One window of Dendropsophus ebraccatus isolate aDenEbr1 chromosome 13, aDenEbr1.pat, whole genome shotgun sequence genomic DNA carries:
- the SIX4 gene encoding homeobox protein SIX4 isoform X2 — translation MSSPSNGIPNAIEIKQEDALDAAPFSMEHAQQPGTDEGIKSELVSGGAGGGGAPYTLAFSPEHVACVCEALQQGGDLDRLARFLWSLPQSDLLRGNESILKARALVAFHQGRYQELFSVLESHNFEPSNHAVLQDLWYKARYNEAEKARGRPLGAVDKYRLRRKFPLPRTIWDGEETVYCFKEKSRNALKELYKHNRYPSPAAKRNLAKITGLSLTQVSNWFKNRRQRDRNPSEAQSKSESDGNHSTEDESSKGQDDLSPHPLPNSDGVSNINLSAHADTVYMQHIGNKISLGSSGVLLNGSLVSSNTSPVFLNGGSFIQGPNGVLLNGLNVANSQTVTLNSPKVASTIVSNGAPNSDILVSSPEDVKVLQAGLTDSCATYTTNIQPSFPGLIPATEVKSETIQPAASQDGGTVVTFTTPIQINPYGIVQIPNSGTNAQLLNGSIGFSTLQLPSVAVSQGDLVSDKHHRKHFSTLEDHKTTYSEVSSHNGLEASLQMKRLHSVRDRCQKHSNFKSIECHKNSQKSPTVLCDGEQDGRASSLVEALPRTSMSCVSAEDLYLPEKDSSSDSDDLVLLQRPKRILKRKFRRRSSLVSKSTPCSNSQPLEVIMKPCEEESQQRTWDQPQRAGSLLDQRLRHLCELQSTMATDLHGLRTEMANIGLILGKMLVLLEKSMTPDSNADMT, via the exons atgtcttcccCTTCCAACGGGATCCCGAATGCAATAGAGATCAAGCAGGAAGATGCCTTGGACGCGGCTCCTTTCTCTATGGAGCATGCACAGCAGCCCGGGACTGACGAGGGGATCAAGAGCGAACTTGTGAGCGGCGGGGCTGGCGGCGGGGGGGCCCCGTACACCCTCGCCTTCTCCCCGGAGCATGTCGCCTGCGTGTGCGAGGCTCTGCAGCAAGGTGGGGACCTGGACAGGCTGGCCCGGTTCCTGTGGTCTCTCCCCCAGAGTGACCTGCTACGTGGCAACGAGAGTATCCTGAAAGCCCGGGCGCTGGTGGCGTTCCACCAGGGCAGGTACCAGGAGCTCTTCTCCGTGCTGGAGTCCCACAACTTCGAGCCGTCCAACCACGCCGTGCTGCAGGATCTCTGGTACAAGGCTCGGTATAACGAGGCGGAGAAGGCCCGGGGGAGACCCCTGGGGGCGGTGGACAAGTACCGGCTGAGGAGGAAGTTCCCGCTGCCCCGGACCATCTGGGACGGAGAAGAGACCGTCTACTGCTTCAAGGAGAAGTCCCGCAACGCGCTCAAGGAGCTCTACAAGCACAACCGCTACCCGTCCCCCGCCGCCAAGCGGAATCTGGCCAAGATCACCGGCCTCTCCCTCACCCAGGTCAGCAACTGGTTCAAGAACCGGAGGCAGCGGGACCGGAATCCGTCCGAGGCGCAGTCCAAGAG TGAGTCAGATGGAAACCACAGCACTGAAGATGAATCGAGCAAAGGCCAAGACGACTTGTCTCCACATCCTCTTCCAAATTCTGACGGTGTCTCCAATATTAACCTTTCTGCTCATGCTGATACAGTGTACATGCAGCACATTGGGAATAAGATCTCACTAGGTTCTTCTGGGGTGCTGTTAAATGGAAGCTTGGTATCGTCCAATACTTCACCAGTCTTCTTAAACGGGGGCTCATTTATCCAGGGACCCAACGGCGTGCTTCTAAATGGATTAAATGTGGCAAATTCCCAAACAGTGACCTTGAATTCTCCAAAAGTGGCCTCCACCATTGTAAGCAATGGTGCTCCAAACTCAGACATCTTAGTGTCCTCCCCTGAGGATGTAAAGGTTCTTCAAGCTGGTTTGACAGATTCTTGTGCGACATACACTACAAATATACAGCCTTCTTTCCCAGGGTTAATACCTGCTACAGAAGTCAAGAGTGAGACTATCCAGCCTGCTGCTTCTCAAGATGGCGGAACAGTTGTTACATTTACCACTCCCATACAAATAAACCCTTATGGCATTGTCCAGATACCCAATTCAGGAACAAACGCTCAACTCCTTAATGGAAGTATTGGATTCTCCACACTCCAGCTGCCTTCTGTTGCAGTGTCACAAG GGGACTTGGTGAGTGATAAACATCATAGGAAGCACTTCTCTACCCTAGAAGACCACAAGACCACCTACTCTGAAGTATCTTCCCACAATGGTTTGGAAGCCAGTCTTCAAATGAAACGGCTACATAGTGTCAGGGACAGATGCCAGAAACATTCCAACTTTAAAAGCATAGAATGTCATAAAAATAGCCAAAAAAGTCCTACTGTCCTATGTGATGGTGAGCAAGACGGTAGAGCGTCAAGTTTGGTGGAAGCTCTTCCTAGAACATCAATGAGTTGTGTCTCTGCAGAAGACCTTTACCTGCCAGAAAAAGATTCCTCGTCAGACAGTGATGACCTTGTATTACTTCAAAGGCCaaaaagaatattaaaaagaaagttTAGACGACGTTCATCTTTGGTTTCTAAGTCCACACCTTGTTCGAATTCCCAGCCCCTTGAGGTGATAATGAAACCATGTGAAGAAGAATCTCAACAGAGAACATGGGACCAGCCCCAGAGAGCAGGTTCACTATTGGATCAACGACTGAGACATCTTTGTGAGCTGCAGAGTACGATGGCTACAGATTTACACGGTCTTCGCACTGAAATGGCTAACATTGGTCTGATACTTGGAAAGATGTTGGTGCTTCTTGAGAAGTCTATGACCCCTGATTCCAATGCAGACATGACATGA
- the SIX4 gene encoding homeobox protein SIX4 isoform X3 codes for MSSPSNGIPNAIEIKQEDALDAAPFSMEHAQQPGTDEGIKSELVSGGAGGGGAPYTLAFSPEHVACVCEALQQGGDLDRLARFLWSLPQSDLLRGNESILKARALVAFHQGRYQELFSVLESHNFEPSNHAVLQDLWYKARYNEAEKARGRPLGAVDKYRLRRKFPLPRTIWDGEETVYCFKEKSRNALKELYKHNRYPSPAAKRNLAKITGLSLTQVSNWFKNRRQRDRNPSEAQSKSESDGNHSTEDESSKGQDDLSPHPLPNSDGVSNINLSAHADTVYMQHIGNKISLGSSGVLLNGSLVSSNTSPVFLNGGSFIQGPNGVLLNGLNVANSQTVTLNSPKVASTIVSNGAPNSDILVSSPEDVKVLQAGLTDSCATYTTNIQPSFPGLIPATEVKSETIQPAASQDGGTVVTFTTPIQINPYGIVQIPNSGTNAQLLNGSIGFSTLQLPSVAVSQVAQSTGPCAMTPQCGTW; via the exons atgtcttcccCTTCCAACGGGATCCCGAATGCAATAGAGATCAAGCAGGAAGATGCCTTGGACGCGGCTCCTTTCTCTATGGAGCATGCACAGCAGCCCGGGACTGACGAGGGGATCAAGAGCGAACTTGTGAGCGGCGGGGCTGGCGGCGGGGGGGCCCCGTACACCCTCGCCTTCTCCCCGGAGCATGTCGCCTGCGTGTGCGAGGCTCTGCAGCAAGGTGGGGACCTGGACAGGCTGGCCCGGTTCCTGTGGTCTCTCCCCCAGAGTGACCTGCTACGTGGCAACGAGAGTATCCTGAAAGCCCGGGCGCTGGTGGCGTTCCACCAGGGCAGGTACCAGGAGCTCTTCTCCGTGCTGGAGTCCCACAACTTCGAGCCGTCCAACCACGCCGTGCTGCAGGATCTCTGGTACAAGGCTCGGTATAACGAGGCGGAGAAGGCCCGGGGGAGACCCCTGGGGGCGGTGGACAAGTACCGGCTGAGGAGGAAGTTCCCGCTGCCCCGGACCATCTGGGACGGAGAAGAGACCGTCTACTGCTTCAAGGAGAAGTCCCGCAACGCGCTCAAGGAGCTCTACAAGCACAACCGCTACCCGTCCCCCGCCGCCAAGCGGAATCTGGCCAAGATCACCGGCCTCTCCCTCACCCAGGTCAGCAACTGGTTCAAGAACCGGAGGCAGCGGGACCGGAATCCGTCCGAGGCGCAGTCCAAGAG TGAGTCAGATGGAAACCACAGCACTGAAGATGAATCGAGCAAAGGCCAAGACGACTTGTCTCCACATCCTCTTCCAAATTCTGACGGTGTCTCCAATATTAACCTTTCTGCTCATGCTGATACAGTGTACATGCAGCACATTGGGAATAAGATCTCACTAGGTTCTTCTGGGGTGCTGTTAAATGGAAGCTTGGTATCGTCCAATACTTCACCAGTCTTCTTAAACGGGGGCTCATTTATCCAGGGACCCAACGGCGTGCTTCTAAATGGATTAAATGTGGCAAATTCCCAAACAGTGACCTTGAATTCTCCAAAAGTGGCCTCCACCATTGTAAGCAATGGTGCTCCAAACTCAGACATCTTAGTGTCCTCCCCTGAGGATGTAAAGGTTCTTCAAGCTGGTTTGACAGATTCTTGTGCGACATACACTACAAATATACAGCCTTCTTTCCCAGGGTTAATACCTGCTACAGAAGTCAAGAGTGAGACTATCCAGCCTGCTGCTTCTCAAGATGGCGGAACAGTTGTTACATTTACCACTCCCATACAAATAAACCCTTATGGCATTGTCCAGATACCCAATTCAGGAACAAACGCTCAACTCCTTAATGGAAGTATTGGATTCTCCACACTCCAGCTGCCTTCTGTTGCAGTGTCACAAG TAGCTCAGTCTACAGGACCATGTGCCATGACTCCCCAGTGT GGGACTTGGTGA
- the SIX4 gene encoding homeobox protein SIX4 isoform X1, giving the protein MSSPSNGIPNAIEIKQEDALDAAPFSMEHAQQPGTDEGIKSELVSGGAGGGGAPYTLAFSPEHVACVCEALQQGGDLDRLARFLWSLPQSDLLRGNESILKARALVAFHQGRYQELFSVLESHNFEPSNHAVLQDLWYKARYNEAEKARGRPLGAVDKYRLRRKFPLPRTIWDGEETVYCFKEKSRNALKELYKHNRYPSPAAKRNLAKITGLSLTQVSNWFKNRRQRDRNPSEAQSKSESDGNHSTEDESSKGQDDLSPHPLPNSDGVSNINLSAHADTVYMQHIGNKISLGSSGVLLNGSLVSSNTSPVFLNGGSFIQGPNGVLLNGLNVANSQTVTLNSPKVASTIVSNGAPNSDILVSSPEDVKVLQAGLTDSCATYTTNIQPSFPGLIPATEVKSETIQPAASQDGGTVVTFTTPIQINPYGIVQIPNSGTNAQLLNGSIGFSTLQLPSVAVSQGNIGNLSVVPGTSEGGTFTSDTISSGDQGKVFLSSLPPSTVVYTVPHSIKQDGQERSFVFSPLMPVNQSTAQVNISMSSDETLQSVAASLVNGTPAQNFSLAPTLITASGNLASVTGNQSVTLSQPISTHAAATTTSVTATSNANFAPLQNCHYIAAQDLLSVTSSQSDLGETVASSNNASLPAPQAHQDFNSHHHLVLQRLPESKENYLPIEQNTTISGSVMLLDAKSKYVISGMVNAGCEELETDKKELAKLQNVQMSEDMQDI; this is encoded by the exons atgtcttcccCTTCCAACGGGATCCCGAATGCAATAGAGATCAAGCAGGAAGATGCCTTGGACGCGGCTCCTTTCTCTATGGAGCATGCACAGCAGCCCGGGACTGACGAGGGGATCAAGAGCGAACTTGTGAGCGGCGGGGCTGGCGGCGGGGGGGCCCCGTACACCCTCGCCTTCTCCCCGGAGCATGTCGCCTGCGTGTGCGAGGCTCTGCAGCAAGGTGGGGACCTGGACAGGCTGGCCCGGTTCCTGTGGTCTCTCCCCCAGAGTGACCTGCTACGTGGCAACGAGAGTATCCTGAAAGCCCGGGCGCTGGTGGCGTTCCACCAGGGCAGGTACCAGGAGCTCTTCTCCGTGCTGGAGTCCCACAACTTCGAGCCGTCCAACCACGCCGTGCTGCAGGATCTCTGGTACAAGGCTCGGTATAACGAGGCGGAGAAGGCCCGGGGGAGACCCCTGGGGGCGGTGGACAAGTACCGGCTGAGGAGGAAGTTCCCGCTGCCCCGGACCATCTGGGACGGAGAAGAGACCGTCTACTGCTTCAAGGAGAAGTCCCGCAACGCGCTCAAGGAGCTCTACAAGCACAACCGCTACCCGTCCCCCGCCGCCAAGCGGAATCTGGCCAAGATCACCGGCCTCTCCCTCACCCAGGTCAGCAACTGGTTCAAGAACCGGAGGCAGCGGGACCGGAATCCGTCCGAGGCGCAGTCCAAGAG TGAGTCAGATGGAAACCACAGCACTGAAGATGAATCGAGCAAAGGCCAAGACGACTTGTCTCCACATCCTCTTCCAAATTCTGACGGTGTCTCCAATATTAACCTTTCTGCTCATGCTGATACAGTGTACATGCAGCACATTGGGAATAAGATCTCACTAGGTTCTTCTGGGGTGCTGTTAAATGGAAGCTTGGTATCGTCCAATACTTCACCAGTCTTCTTAAACGGGGGCTCATTTATCCAGGGACCCAACGGCGTGCTTCTAAATGGATTAAATGTGGCAAATTCCCAAACAGTGACCTTGAATTCTCCAAAAGTGGCCTCCACCATTGTAAGCAATGGTGCTCCAAACTCAGACATCTTAGTGTCCTCCCCTGAGGATGTAAAGGTTCTTCAAGCTGGTTTGACAGATTCTTGTGCGACATACACTACAAATATACAGCCTTCTTTCCCAGGGTTAATACCTGCTACAGAAGTCAAGAGTGAGACTATCCAGCCTGCTGCTTCTCAAGATGGCGGAACAGTTGTTACATTTACCACTCCCATACAAATAAACCCTTATGGCATTGTCCAGATACCCAATTCAGGAACAAACGCTCAACTCCTTAATGGAAGTATTGGATTCTCCACACTCCAGCTGCCTTCTGTTGCAGTGTCACAAG GAAACATTGGAAATCTCTCAGTAGTTCCTGGTACTTCAGAGGGCGGGACATTTACAAGTGACACCATCTCAAGCGGTGACCAAGGAAAAGTGTTTCTCAGCTCTCTCCCTCCCAGCACAGTTGTCTACACAGTTCCTCACTCAATAAAACAAGATGGCCAGGAACGAAGTTTTGTCTTTTCTCCGTTAATGCCTGTCAATCAAAGCACAGCACAAGTAAACATTAGCATGTCATCCGATGAGACCCTGCAGTCTGTCGCAGCTTCCTTAGTCAATGGAACTCCTGCTCAGAATTTTTCCCTTGCTCCTACTTTAATAACTGCTTCTGGAAATCTTGCCTCCGTTACAGGGAACCAGTCGGTCACACTCAGCCAGCCTATTTCCACACATGCCGCTGCCACCACCACCAGTGTCACAGCTACAAGTAATGCAAACTTTGCACCTCTGCAGAACTGTCACTATATTGCTGCCCAAGACCTATTGTCCGTGACCTCCTCCCAGTCAGATCTTGGAGAAACTGTTGCAAGCAGTAATAATGCCAGCCTTCCTGCCCCACAGGCCCATCAAGATTTCAACAGTCACCACCACCTGGTTCTGCAACGTCTACCTGAATCCAAGGAGAATTACCTGCCCATTGAGCAGAATACCACCATCAGCGGGAGTGTTATGTTGTTGGATGCAAAATCCAAGTATGTCATAAGTGGAATGGTGAATGCGGGCTGCGAAGAACTCGAAACGGATAAAAAAGAGCTGGCCAAGCTTCAGAACGTACAAATGTCAGAAGACATGCAAGACATTTGA